The genomic DNA AGATTCATATTTTGATCAGTTAGTAAGGAgatatgaaacatttttatcagatttGAACATCTTACTGAGTCCATACATCATTTCAAATCACCTGACATCTCTGTCATTCTGTCAAAGTCTGAATATAATAGACAAAGTCAGACTGTAGTCCAGCATAATTGATGTAACTGGCTGGCTGAATCTGTAGCTAGCAATAGAATTGGATCACCAAAGAGTAATTTATAGAAGGCTGCCAGAGTTGATAAAACCATGGTGCCATTACTTTTACAATAAGTCCAactgtaattaatttttttagtcCTTGTTTCCTGGTTTGGAGGTCATGTGTTCCTTTCTTTTAAGAAAAATCACAGGAAGACAAATTTACAATCTCGCGGATGATATCACCTGAGTATCTTATATCACATTCCCAGGGTGAGCAAAAATGTTCGGTTATCACCTCTCCACATCTGTAGTTCAATAAACATTAGTAAAGATATCCACATTGGTAGATCAGAGCTTCCTATTGTGCTTCATGTCAGCAGAGCCAGATTTTTTGTGCGGCTTCCTTGCCcttcattgatatttctttgaaatgcaGCCATTGAACGATTGTCacaaattgaattcaaattGTATACAGCATTTCACTGTTCTACTAGatgtttttttgtcattttaattacTGAGTCAGTTATTTCACAGGTTGCTTTGACCAGTTTAGTAAAACCTTCACAGTCATTTGTGGGTGGAATTATGGTACCGAATAGGTATAGACCGATCGGGCATACAATGATAATGTATAATTTGTGTGTACTCTAACACCATGAAAGTAGCCTTTTGTTGAGAGATTTACATATGAATAGCAATGGCTTCGAGGACAGAGGTGTGGTCCACCTCATCTGACCGAAACCCCTCGGGGATAACACTGCATACTGATAACAGTCCCCAACTTCCTTGTTGACGTGACTTCAAAGACAGGGAGTTGAGTGTGGagtgcactgttttgatttctgGAGTTTCAAAGGTGACAAAACTTGTAGCTGCAAGAAACCAAAAGTTGTGGAGTCACTTCTGGACCAGCCAAAAGATCCCTCAGATGTCAGCGGTCACTCTAACTACTGCAGCACTCTATTGTAAAACcagaattttgataatttctctTCAGTGTGTGTAAGATGTAGAGaagtttgaatattaaaatggaaTGCTATGTACGTGCATATTGTTACAGCCATGTACAGAAAGCAGGCATGGATTTTAAAGTTTAATGTTGCCTGACTGTCAGAGATATGTACACATTTTAGGATATGCAGGGTGCTTTTAGAGATTTCACTAAACTTTGAACTTATTTTGATTGTGTCAACATTATTTTACCCGGTGTTGACTGTCAATGGTGGATCTTCAgaaaaatttctaaaacagcCAGAACTCTTTCCAGTGATTCTGTGTGTTGAACTCGTAACTAGCTACAGGACATCAGGTACATGTGAATAAATAGGAAAGCTATTATGCTTTGTGTATTCTGGTATTACTGTGAAATTCAGACCAAATGTGGTAGTATTTGTTACCAGGTGTGCATTTGCTGCCTGTCATTGTCAGGTATGGACAGTTTTGTTAGCCAACAATTTGATACAGAGAACTTCTGTATGAAACATTGCACCACTTGGATTGAATCACAGGCTTTATATGCCAAGTCATGCAAACAGTATCAATAACAAACAAAGGAAATTATTGGTTTATGAACTCCAGAGTGTGTGAGCCATagataacaaaataaaacctgAAAAAGGTAACTGAAAGGTTAGGATGTGAAACTGGTCGCCGAAAATACATGACACTGTTCCCAAAGATAAGGTAGATAATGTACTGAAAACAGGATATTAAACGGTGGGCTTGAAATCAGGACAAACTAAGAGTGTGAGAGCTCACGTAACCTACGTGTAAGTGAAAACAGTGTGCGTAATTGGCAGTAATTGATTTGTGGATGAGTTTTGTCGACCTAAGTTTTAAAAgtatgtcttttgttttcacttgtgATTAATCTTGCTGACATTGTTACCAggaatttgaaatgaaatgctGTCATGAATCAGAGGTTGACAGAACCTTGTATGGCAAAAAAAGGAAGTCAATGAATGTAAACAAACTTGTCATTTGATCAGCAGCTGAATACTGATTGATGGTACTGCTAAATTTTGACTCTTCCTACTTACTGGCTTTAATACATAATGAACCTTTTTACTGGCGCCCTCAACAACAAATCCAAGCTAAATGAGGCTTGTagctgctgatgtgcagctggcTTGGAAGGTTATATCCGATTGGTTGAGttactattcacagcaacttagggagcctatttgtacaatttaattacaatggtaagattcagccaaccaatcaGATAACAGCTTTTGAAATGATGCAAATTAGCCCGCTTGTAGCCATGCTTCACTAGCCTTTTTTGTTTAAGATGCCAGTAGAAAAGGGCTCATCACATTGGCCAGTGAGACGTTAGTTACATTAAAAGCACATTCACATCTGAGAGGGAGAGGAAGAGACAGACAGGtggacagacagatggacagacagacagatagatagagtgACAAAGAAAGAGTATGCATGTTCTTGAATGATGATTGAATTTCTGTTAAATGTAATTTTGTAGAAATATACACCTTTGGGAGTTTTGATGTGGAACTGAAATTGATTTTGCTTCAGTTTGCTTGAAAAActaaacattttgtattttgttgtacATACTAACTGACTACCAatcaaacatacatgtaattatagtGAAAATCACCAGTGAAACAAGATCATTGTATAAATAATCTGaagatacatgtagatatgGTTGGGAGATTTTGGATAGGAGTTAACTTGTCATCTTTTCTTGTAACACTGTAACTGAATGAAAACTAACGGAAGGGCAGTACCCTGTCTTGTGCATTCCGCTGCACTGAGTTTGAATTTGAAGAAGTCGAACAGGGCTGAACAGAACTGACTCATAAACCAGAGCAAGATACggcataaaaatttgtattttgatctAGTATGAAACAGAGCCAAGTCAGCTGGAAGACACATCTACTCTCATAGCATTTATATCGAATGGAAACTCTGATCAAGGTGAAAGGGTTACCCACAAATATTTAACAGAAGGGACTACATCTCAACACAGAAAACCTGTATTTTAGGTCAAAGCAAAGTTTATCAGACCAAACCCATGACTTCAATATCTCAATATAGGGGTTTTATAATAGCATTTGCGGACCAAAACTGAGCTGTGAGTGGCTGCAAGACTTCAATACTTTGTCTTTATCTTACAGTCTTCTATCAGGACCGAAGGAACAGTATGATTGCAAGTGGTACATACCTGTAAGTGATCTGCTGTTGAACCCGCAAGACGATCAATGCCCTGGTAAgaactgtttgtgaaagtttaagGCATCAGAAAAAAGACACCCAatagtacatatacatgtagttgaaTTGATACCAAACATAGTAGAATATTCTCTCCATGTTGCTGTAGATAGTGTCACATAAATCTTTTTAGGGCAAAAATTCGATCGATAAGAAAATTCAGTCAGTATGAAAGATGAGTTTATCATCTTTCAATGTTTTCCATTGATCATCTCTGTTTCAAACTCAAAGATGTTTTGCTATCAGTAAAGAAATCAGGCTGAAATGACAGTCATCTGTCTTGTAACAAATTATGTCAGAGTATATACAAAACACCAAACAATTCCACAAACTCTTCAGTATGTTTGATGTGACTTTGTTGGGtaaaaatttcttgaaattttttaaATCTTTTCAAAAGCCATACCCAGGAGAGTGCCAAAAAATCCTGTTTTAAAcaatcatccatccatccatccatccatccatgtatccatgcatgcatgcatgtatgtatgtatgtatgtatgtatgtcggtGTCTGTTTGTCTATTTGTATGTATATGCAAGTGTGCACAGATGCATGTATTTGTCCGCACAAATGTAAACTTATGACTTCATTTTACACGTTCAGCCACTCCAGTTCCGGTGCCGGGTGAGGAAAGCCTTGAGACACTGAGAGCAAGAATTGCCGAAACCAAGATGCAAATACGCAGTGTACAGGGAGAAGGCAACAAGGTAAACAGAGTTATAAAATCCTGTATCCAACTCAGAGATAGTTTCAAATCTTCCTTGTTCAGTGGAGTGTAGAAGCTTGGTTTTTAGTCATTTGAAGATCAAAACAAGTGTTGACTTGTAGTTTTGTTATGCATATACTTGCACTTGCACCACAATGAGGGAAATATGtgtaagttaaaaattatcTTCTGCTGTTTCTGTCCATACTTCAGTGTGCACCGAGAaagattttgttaaaatgaggaaaaattgtaaattttgtagacTGTCAAAAACTCAGGTGAAAACGTGATATGTTGGTCTACTGTCCCTTGTAATTGCGTAGTACATGTGGTTGGTTTTAGTTTTGAAGGTGTTGGAGTTTCATAATTACAAGTATGAGTTGTTACTATATTTGGCCAATCCATCACACTAATATCGTAAATTATAAAACTAAAGCAATAGAGCTGAGAATAAATGTCATATTCCACTTCAGTATTGTTGATATAATGGGTGGAGTTTCTTTAGTTTCCAGTTTAAGCAAAAATGTCAATGGTTCCTGCTTAGGGAGGGGTCAAAGGTTTTAGGTCAACCAGAAGTATAGTCAAACACAGTGGTACAATGTAAATGTCTAAACAGAACAATGAGAATGGAATAGTAACAAACACTGTCTGTGTTATCGGCATATTTTACTGTCAGTGTACTGACTTGCATAAATATGTGAACATTGAGACGATTTTGAAGGGAAAGTAAACTTTTTGAGAAGCAAAAGTGGCGTCTGCAGAAATTGAAATGCCCCTTGTGTTAAACAGATGTTTGTTTGAAATCTGTTCAATCTTGCAGAAGCCCAACAAAGGAGCCCAGAAGAACATTGACAAAAACAGGAAGAAACTGGCAGAAATGGTAAGACTGGCAAATTTTATTATTACCGTAGTACAGTCTCTACCAGTTCCTTGATATGCAcccatttttattgaaaatttttgatttaagCAGTTTCACACGTAAAATTTTCTTGTGGAAAGATCAGATAATGATAAGGGtgaataaaataaacacaaaatgaaatacTGAGAACGAACAGGAAGTGCCCGGAAGTTGTGAAAGTGTGGGTTTTTGAGATTTCCAAAATTAGAAAGTAAAAGTGCTCAGAGGTTTGGGTACCAGGAAATGTTCTTGAGTTTACGAGAGAGGAATATTGTAGCATCTGCTAACATATGCACAACTATTCCCATATGGATTGGAGAAAGAGGGAAGGGGATAAAGACATAGacacacaggcagacagacaaggggagggagggagagataGATATACAAACAACATACTGACAGCGGTAGGGTGATCAGTCCATTGACTAGTTGTAGTTGTCTTAGTCATTATTTTTAAGCGTCCTTACGTTGTACAataaaacacatacatacacaacgAGCAATATCAACACAGCCAGCCCCTTGGGCTTGTAAGACACTGAAGTACAACAgaacagataaataaataaattgtgctgataacacatttttcattgtattttccAACAGGAAGGTCAAATGTTACTGATATCACCAAACTTACCTCTACGTCTTGCAAACAAAGATGGCAAGGTGAGGATCTTGGAATATTCTGACAATCATGATTGTATGCATtctagtaaaattattttgatttggTTTAAAGCTATACAATGTGTCCTGTGAAAATGAGGTCAAATTCATCGGAAGGTGAACACGAAAATATGCATCATGTGGGTGAAATTTATAAATTCAGTACAGCTTAGATTTTTAGTGCAACGTTCAACAAGAAAACAGGTCAGAGTGTGTTTCGATTTGCTGTGCTTCTAATATGGAACTTATGGATGATGAAATGAACTGGtagtatttcattttcataaataaaaTGCTGAACTCCTGTCCTCCATATTGTGTTTTCATCTTGAAAAGGAACACCTGCAGACTCTTTATTTCAATATTGAAAGCCAAACATTTATGCATGCAACGTTAGTGATGCATGAGAAAGTAGGAAAAGTCGAACATCTGTTTCCGTGTATGGCATTGTTGTGTCCATAAAATTGTCTAAGGTTTGTGACACTGTGGCGTGTATACGTCAAACATACTAAAAATAAAGGGCTTTATTTTTAGATGTATGTTTAAGTAGCATTACCCTGACAGTAGGGGCTTCCCACTTCAATACACAGTAGAGCTGCACTGCCCATGTATGGCAGTGTTGTGTCATGGGATGCTTGGATTACTGCCAGTAACTAGTGACCCAATCTGTATTCACAGTGAAATCAAGCCTAAACACTTTTCCtcatattttattcatatttttcaggggttttttttgttgtgaTAATGAACGATAACAAGGAAGTGCATTTTTGATGTCTAGCCTTCTTGAAGTATCTGTTGTACTTGAAAAGTTGTTCACGTGCTTCTTTAGTCACAAACAACTTGGAGAGTTTCTAAGAAGTACTTACAGGGATGGTGTGAGATAGTAATGGTGTACTGTATTGAAGTGAAGAAAAGTAATGAAAACTTGCACATACCACAGGCACAAAGCCATCTCAAAGAGTTACTCTGTATTTGTGTCAGGCGATATGTTACACCAATGTCCTCGCGCATCCTATgcggtattttcataataaccttGCTACTCTATATCTTACAATCGCGACTGCAGCGTCAAATTTGCCAGATATTGACCATTTTAGTGCAAGTTCAACAGTTTTTCTTCCGATTCGTATTGCAAGTATGAAACGCGATCTTTTACAAGCGTTTGGATTGGCAGTGAACTGCAGTGTACACGTACCGAGCATGAGACATATTCTGGCAATCGGTCCTATGAAACTGTTTAACAGTGAACACACATATGTAGCCGCAGAATGCACTGCATATGTGGGGGTCTGGTGGGGGATGCCTGGAAGCGATAAATGTTACAGAACAGGTGTTCTCTACTGCCTTTTTAGCACACACAAAATTCTATTCTTTTTGATGATAGATGTATAATACTGATTAATATCTTTATGATGATGGTGTCAGACATTTCCAATCATCTTATCGTATAAGATCAGCCACTTTGGAAAAACTTACAACTCCTTCTGCTATCACTTTCAGTCTTATACACTGTTGATGTCTTCTGACTACGagagatctgaatggagagaaTCAATAGAAAAGGCAATCACGAACATCAAGGCTAACCATCAAACTCAACACCGGTGTCAGCTTATGAAATACAGTCTTTGACTGCAAGGCAGAAGGTACGTCTTCTCAGCATGATCTTTTCCTAATACTTATTTGTTTATACAGTGTAGGATATTGTAAATATGTTTCAACAGTGCCTTccttcacatacatgtatcatggACATCAAATCATTGTTGACCAATGTCAATAGACTGATTTTCGAACTATGTGCATACCCTCCCGTTGCCATGCCAACAACTCAGTGATGTTCTTGACACAAGAAAATTCATATAAGATCTATAGTCCAAGAAGATGCATACTAGAGGCCGCACTGGTTTAGAACGTATGTAAGGTGTCAGTGTGTGTAGAGTCTTATGGTAGCCAGCTGACTCCTCTGCCACAGTATTGAAAGCTGTTCTAATGTTGatattttccaacaaattcacttcatatcATCCCCTTTATGTATCTATGTTAAACTTATCAGCTAAAGTCAGCGACATTAGAAATAAACATATCTACAGTGATGGTGATGCTTTAACGGTATTAAGACGTATATTTTTGCTCATCAATAGGTGAAGACACTGCATCAGAATGTCACATCCATGATCATCAAAGATGGTGAGTGGAATTCTGGGATGCCTGATTAAGTAGGGGAATTTTAGTCTGGGACTTGAATCTGTGCTTACTTTGTGAGACGGAAAGCTTTAGAACTTGCATTCTTAGACAAACATATCTCTGGATGTTTGTGTGTTGTTTCAATGACAAGTTTAAGAATCAGCAGATTTATGCATAGTAAAACCTACCTAAACTGAACTGTTCAGAGACTAAGAAAACTTCAGTATGGAGAGGTAtttggtttatagaggtcctTTTTACATAGCGTTCAATTTGAATTGGAAAAGGggtcagtttagacaggtttccagtttagacagggttcaGTGTAGacagggttcagtttagacaggtttcactgtacttACCTTTTTGATACATTGAACATAAACCAGACAGCTGTGACTTTTAGACATGATGCAACAAAGTTACTTGAGTATGTCTCTTAGCATACTGAAATTGCTTTGAACAACTACAGGTACTTTCCAAAGGCGTTGAAACCATGCTATGACCATTTCACCACCAAATCTTCATACTTCTTATTGATTTCTGTGCAAACCTTTGACCTCTATAATgggaattttaatttgaaattaaaaaacatgtattttttcaataacaattgagTTTATTGTTCTCGTAGAATCATCCAATCATTAGGAGTATACAAGTGTCTTGAATgacaaatgttgataaaatatttactttttgttCTCCAGATGAAGAATTAATGAGTGGTATCCTCAAAGTTAACGTACACTCTGCAACTAATTTTGAAAGGGAAGGAAGTAAGTGTACAAAAACTAcatacattttcatgaaaaagtcaTCAACAAATTCATGACtcagattttaataaaatattctaCTTTTAGAATTTTAGCCAGTGTTCATGTTTAATAGACAAtcagtttttttattcaacACTCATGTTATGGAATACTATGCTGCAGAGTTTTGTTAAATCGTGAAAAACATACATGGAAGATGTTTATTATCTTTAGGTCTAAAGTTTTGCTTAAATGTCTGGGACATGACAAACTTACAGCATCAGCCATTTAGCATGTACTGTTAAATGTAAAGCGTTGAAAGCAAAAAGACAGGAAATGCTGAAGACGGTCCAATTCTGGTGCACTAACATTTATGTCATTATGTGAAAGTGATAGCTAGCAGAAGTGGCGTGTATTCTCTAGATTAGTCACAGCAGTTACTGTACTATGACGTCTGTAAAACCATGTTATTATGAAATACACACTCATCTGTGACTGTTtctagctcatatttggtatgtatatttctCTTCAGACTATTACTGTTGTCTGGAAGTGGACTCGTATGGCCATTTCTATCTGATTGCTAAGACAAACTGTAGTCCTGCAACCAAACAAGCCGAGTGGAACCAGGTAATGTAGTACTGAGATCTACATCAGTGCCAGCAATGGATCATATCAGTGAGGTGTCATTTCATTTGCTTCATGGGATCAACTCACTGCCCTGTGCCCTCTAAGCCAATATGATGTGCCACAATGCAACAAAACTGCCTGTGACGCAAGCGGATCTTTCGGCTCACATGTGAAATGTAGGCTGAGGCAAAGAAATTTCCACTGTTCATCAAATTGATGCAAAGTTTCCAGAAGTCCGTGTCTGTTAGAGGGCGCACTGACTCAGTGCATGACTGAAATATACATGTTATAACCAATAACATCCATTTGACAAAATGAGTATTGCAAGGTCATGGCTACTTTGTCAGTGATTGGAGACAATCAACAAGACAAAAGGAATCTCTTTTATTTGATAAAACATGATAGCAAGCCAGTATGTTGGTATCATTGCCTATTGTACTTTTATATAACTACAAAATATAACAACAACCTCTGTGTTTTATGCAATAAAATAACTTTGCCATATGTTTGAGAAGACAGAATTGTTGGCTGTATGAAGACTGGCAAGCTATAGCCTGACAAACACAGTTGATGATTGACAGTCTCTTTGTTCTATGCTACAGGAGTTTGAGTTAGACATCGATGGAGCACAAACTCTGCGTATCCTCTGCTACAGACAAGAAGACTCAACGAATGGGGATACACTGGTTGGCAAAGGTGCCCATGAGGTAAGCGTTGGGGGGATGAACCCTGGTTGAAattgatccccgtgatgaaaaattattcatggtgtataaaacttttgatatttgacatttgaatggtgcaaagcttaaacttgtgaattttcctcctCCTTCATCGGCAatttatttttgacaatttgcaATATATGTAATGTATTCATGATACTCCAAACAGACGAACCgtttcttgctttcaatctgaacttgctgCAGATTttactgtttgaatcttctgtttttattgtcatggtaattacaatactgtggtgatttatttaagtgtaataaagagtttcaatgatgttcaaactgcataCTTGTgcgttaccattgcattttgttgtgagtgtacatgcaTGTGTGGGTGCATGTGCATGCTTTTATccatatgaaaatataaattaaggaatatgcaaatggttATGCAATTAGCGGCCATGCTTTGGCTTGATCcttgggagaacactgcataccAAATTCTGTGTGCAAGCATGCATGGTTCTGCAAGGTGCTGTATATATTCACCatcaattattttgtaaaaaggtATGTCATTTTAGAGCTGTCCCCTCATTATTTAAGTGTCCCGTGTTTTATGTTTTCTTATCTCTTCATCGACAGATGCCAAAGTTAAATCAGAAAGACACCAGGGTAGCTGTCAAATTGGACTCGGTAAGTTTGCCGACCTACAAGTACAGGTGTGCTTGTTGTATTGACTATTTATAGTATTATGGTGAAACATCTTATAATACCATGCATCAGTAATATACCATTTGAGTGTTGTTCATGACTCCAGAACTgcaaattgcaatatttgcttgTATTACTGTCAATTGAATATGtactgaaattttgttttccattttagATTGAGGTGACAGTATCAATGAATTATGACTCACACGGCCGTCAAACCATGAAGAGATTTAAATCTAAGCGGAGTGGAGGTGTGTTTGGAGTTAAAATTGGCAAGGTCACCAAGAGAGAGGGCACCAATATTCCAAACATCATAACAACCTGCTGTTCTGAAATTGAACGTAGAGGTAAGTAGAGTTTTCCAAACAGCGCCTTTTAGCATTAAAACCAATGCAATTTATgacaatcatcatcatttgcATTCTTTGCCATATTTACACCAGTTGTACTAGTAGTTATGCTTCTTCACAACGGCTGGAAcatagagaaagagaaaatgtcCATTTATTTGTGTAATTCCTTTACCAGTAGTTGATGTATTCCATGCTAGGTATGCCTGGATCCACACATTGCTGAATGGGACATACAGGATATTATACATAGGTCTGAAATAGGGCAGGAATGAAATTATTCACAAATTTGTGGCACATTGTTTTACTTCACCATAACCAATCTGTCTATGTGTTTGTGACGTAGTATGGGCCAcgctttaaagccccaatagctgcaaatgcttaccaaaccgatctcaaaatatccttagttttccaagagttttctttgaataagacctaTTAGAGActaaaaaagtgtataacgctgCCATGAGTGTCAAAATAGGCATGTACATTCAAaggttttaatgtcattttagatttcccgccattttcaaaaactaatcatatgacagagaaaataaagattacaacaacaaaatgttggccatcgtgtgttgtgcattcaggTAAATAgtatcatgcttgtttctggtatgatcatgatgtgtatgtgcaggaattattgttttttgtattttcccgcgggggcgccattttatgggtgcggcacccgtttattattaagCCTGtcaaaacgtgtaggcatggtccaaatcagcgagcagtgatacttcaatacacgtccttTAGTTAGCGCATTTAcatgaaccaactttggtttgaaaataaaatcatgaaaataatgtataaaattagcagctattggggctttaagcaCTCACCACAGGGGGCGCAGACATTAATGATTATACATGATGTGGATGAATACACAAAATCAGCTTGTAAGTATGTACCATCAAATAGAGCCGATAACTCATGTATTTACCTTGTGTTGCTGAGTGACACCATTATCTGTTGCATAAGATCTGATGATAAACTCCAATTTTTCTTTCCAGGTCTGTCTGAACTGGGCATTTACAGGATTTCTGGAGTAACTTCAGACATTCAGAAACTCAAGAAGGCATTTGAAAACAGTAAGTAAACTTAAGTTGTGTAGTTTTCTTGCGAGGACATTGACTGTTAATAGTATCTACCAGTGTTACCATGATGTATCTTGATGTATATGAAACCCAGATTACAGTTTTTACTCTCTGAAACACAACAAAGAACagaaatatttaatgaaatttgatagTCTGTAATAATATGTTCGTTTATTTGCCATAGAAATACGAGACGTACTACGTACAGAATGTCAAGAGTGgtgtgatatttaaaaaaaaaaaaaaaaaaaaatgtaatagtGACATTTCTGCAGAAAAGGTAATGCTATATAATCATTGGAATGTAATCTATGGCTGGAAAACAGGAAGAGCTTAAGTGAAGCTTGCATCATCTGTTTCCCATTTAACTGTGCAGAAAGTAAGCAAACGTAAAATACAGAGGGCTTTTACaataagtaaacaaaataaacttGTAAATTAACGCACGGTAAATACACTGTGTTGTACTGACTAAAACAGATTAATGTGGAGAACTGAGGCGAAAAATTAGCTATCAGAAAGAACAATAAACACGTAACAAGgagaaaaagaataaaatgtaGCAAGGTAAATTTGGTGGATCACTGATTGGTTATCAAGTAATCTTTTAATTTCGCTTTGAAGCTGTTTCTATTAGGTATGTTACGGATATCATGTGGTATCTCATTCCATATTTTGCCACCGTGATAGTCAAAGGAAAATTTGCCCAAAGTGTAATTCCTTCTAGGGATTAGAACATCCCTATTTGTAATCAGTTATTCTAAGGTCAACAAGggtaaaacacacaaaaatattttgtttttagacAAATACATGTCATCCCAAATCATATATGAACAAGGCAGTGTTGGCAATCTAAGTACGTAGCATATCAAAATGCGATCCATCAGGAGCTCAAAAATTTCAAGATATCCTTACCGTAATCACAATTCAAGTACTACAGTTTTTGGCTCAGTTTGCTCTATGTCTAGACCACAAGGAAAgtgtaatatttgaaaattattataCACTGTATATAGATTTGAAGATTTTAATGCTTCAAAGACAGTGTGCATCAGAATGTGAGTGGCTAATGATAACTCTGTTAAGCATTTCATCAAAGAATCTTGCAAATGTTTATTCAGTGTTCTGTCTCTACATCGTTGTTGCTCTGTTTTTTCAGATGCTAGGAATGTTGACACTTTGGTTGCAGAAAGTGACATTCATGCAATAGCCTGCGTCGTCAAGCTGTACTTCCGTGAACTGCCAGAACCACTCTTTACCAATGAACTCtacaataactttgtcaatGGCTTTGGTAAGTGAATTTACCAGAACCCAGTTATCTATCCCCCCAGTGTCATTTCAAGTCCATTATCAATGTATAGCTGAGGACAGCGATCTATTGTTTACATTGTGAAAGAGATCATGTGTTTTATCAACGTGGTATAGTGTTTGACTCACTTGAAAGTTACATTATACATGTCAGAAAAGAACAGTGGTCAGTTGTTC from Ptychodera flava strain L36383 chromosome 12, AS_Pfla_20210202, whole genome shotgun sequence includes the following:
- the LOC139146270 gene encoding breakpoint cluster region protein-like, whose protein sequence is MIIKDDEELMSGILKVNVHSATNFEREGNYYCCLEVDSYGHFYLIAKTNCSPATKQAEWNQEFELDIDGAQTLRILCYRQEDSTNGDTLVGKGAHEMPKLNQKDTRVAVKLDSIEVTVSMNYDSHGRQTMKRFKSKRSGGVFGVKIGKVTKREGTNIPNIITTCCSEIERRGLSELGIYRISGVTSDIQKLKKAFENNARNVDTLVAESDIHAIACVVKLYFRELPEPLFTNELYNNFVNGFGLSDVHAKQNCMVSLLENLPEPNQSTVIYLLEHLRRVANNEIENKMTLHNLATVFGPNLLRPSVNVDEENASSQSFMLLEATCFTNVMAQVGVFLYYLEGKAELPTSESHDL